The stretch of DNA AGCTAGATGAGGGGCGACTAGGTGTGATAGTCATGGATAGGGAGGTTGAAATCCGTAAATACCGGCCTGCTGATAGAGAGGCGTGTCGAAGGCTTTGGAGGGAGCTCACCGAGTGGCATCGCCGGATATATCAAGACCCGAGCATAGGCGGAGCCCACCCGGAAGACCTCTTCGATAAACACCTGGAGGAGGTTGGGGCTGACCGTCTATGGGTGGCGGTCCTCGGCTCTGAGGTCATAGGGCTCATCGGTCTGGTCGTTAAGAAAGGCGAAGCCGAGATAGAGCCTCTCATAGTCAGCCAACCCTACCGTCGTAGAGGCGTAGGGAGGCGGCTTGTAGAGGCCGCCGTCGCCGAGGCTCGCAGGTTAGGTGTCGGGCTTATAAGCGTGAAGCCCGTGGCGAGAAACGTGGAGGCCATAAGGTTCTTCCATAGACAGGGCTTCAAAACCCTAGGTCACGTGGAGCTTATCCTAGACCTCTCGGGCCGAGCGTGGAAGAAGGGGCCGAAGCTTTTCGGCTGCCAGTTCTACTTCTGAAATAGGCGAATGCTTATCCGCTTTAACCCCCTCCACTATTATAGGTCGAAGATTATGACTTCGTCTATCCCACCTAGACCTGACTTTTTCAGAGAGCGGTGGCTTAGCCTAAAGGGCTTATGGAGCTTCATGTTCGACGACGAGGACAGGGGGCTGGATGAGCGGTGGTTCACGGAGGGGCTGCCCGACCCCGTGGATATAAAGGTTCCCTACCCATACCAGAGCAGGCTCAGCGGGATAGGTGACGAGGCTATTCACCCCGTCGTGTGGTATGCCAAGAAATTTAAGCTTCCGGAGACCCTTCGAGATGGGAGGGTTCACATAAAGTTTGGGGCCGTAGACTACAAGGCCTCAGTATGGGTCAACGGTAGGTTCATGGGCGAACACGTCGGGGGCTTTTCGCCGTTCAGCTTCGATGTGACGGAGGCTCTGGGAGACGAAAACCTCCTGGTTTTAAGGGTCGAAGATCGTCACGGAGACCAGGCCAGGGGTAAGCAAGATTCTAGGCTTAAACCTAGCGGATGCCTGTACATGAGGGTCACGGGGATCTGGCAGCCTGTATGGCTGGAGGGGTGTGGAGACGCATGGGTCGAGGGCTTCCAAGCATTCCCATGTATAGAGAAGAAGGGAGTTAGGCTTCGACTCCGCCTATCGGGAGAGCTTACCGGTTTAAAGCTTAGGATCAGGGTCCTCCTAGCCGAAGCCGAACAGACCAGCCTCGTAGAGGAGGTTAAGAACCGGGTGTTAGAGGTTTTTCTGAGGCTTCCCGAGGTTGCCCTATGGTCCCCTGAGGAGCCTGACCTCTACACGTCGGAGTTCATCCTTGAGAGAGACGGCGAGACCATAGACCACGTTAGGGGCTACTTCGGTCTGAGAGAGGTCTCTGTTAAAGACGGTAGGGTTCTCTTAAACGGGAAGCCTGCCTACCTGAAGTTTGCGTTGGACCAGGGCTATTTCCCAGACGGCTTATACGCGGCTCCCAGCCCGGAGGCGTTGAGGAGAGACGTCGAAGCGGTTAAGAAGCTTGGTCTAAACGGCGTCAGGAAGCATCAGAAGCCTGAAGACCCGAGGTACTTCTACTGGTGCGACAAGCTGGGTGTCTTGGTTTGGGAGGAGATGCCGGACTGGGGTATGAGCCTCGAGCCTAAGAACCTAGAGACATTCTGGAGCGAGGTCGAGTCGATAATACTCAGGGACTTCAACCACCCGTCTATAATAGCGTGGGTTCCGTTCAACGAACGGCGTACAGTCATGGATAATCCCGTCCACCGGAGTTTTCTAGAAGATGTATGCTCCAGGGTTAGGCGTCTAGACTCTACGCGGCTCGTCGTCGACAACAGCGGATACGTCCACACGGAGACGACGGATATAATCGATATACACGACTACAGCGGCTGGAGAGGATATAGACGCTTCAAGGAGAACCTAGCGAAGAGGATCCGGTCCATAAAGACCGGTGAGCCGGAAGAGTTCAGGATAACGGTTGAGGACTTCAAGTACCGGGGACAGCCCATAGTCGTGAGCGAGTGGGGAGGCTGGGGCATAAAGGATTATGAGCCGCTCGTCGACCGCGAGGTCATGGTATACGGACCGCCTGTGACGGACGAGTACGAGTTCATGACCAGATACCGAGCCTGTATAAAGGCCATGGCGGAGTGCGACGAGATCGTAGGCTTCTGCTACACCCAGCTCTACGACATCGAAGGAGAAGTGAACGGCTACATGACCTACGACAGACGATGGAAGATAAACCCCGACGAGATAGCTAGGATCCATTCTAAAATAAGGTTCGACTATAGAACAGACGCAGAGGAGGCTTTGAAGCATACCCATAGGATAGTTGAATGAAGAGAACTTAGACTTGCTTAGTGAGTAGACCTCTCCGGTTAAATCCACCTAGTCTTTATCTCCTTTATCTAAGTCAGATGCGAGTAGAAGGCCTAAATCCTTAAATCCAAGCTGAAACCCTAACTTAAACCGAAGACCGAGGGGCCGGTAGCTCAGCATGGTCAGAGCACCCGGCTGATAACCGGGAGGTCGAGAGTTCAAATCTCTCCCGGCCCACTAATTCTAAGGTAAATCATAAGACTAGTTCATAGTCGAACTTCGTTAGCCTTTCCGGTTTTTCAGGTTTTATCCGGTAGGTGTCTTCAAACTTTATCGTTCCGACTCCTGGGACCGTTAAAGGTGCGTGTATAGCGGCTAGAACCATGTTTTCCGCCACCTTGTATCGGCGGTGAGGGGCGACGATCGTGGTTATCGGGTCTTCCTCTGGCAACAACCCCACTCCATGTGCGAACCCGACTACATGGTAGTCGCTGAAACCCGCATCTTCAAATAACTTCCCGACCATGCTTTCAACCTCGATCAGTCGAATCCCAGGTTTCAGGTTTTCCTCAACCATTCGATGAGCCTCCATGAAAGCCTTGTAGGCTCTCCTCTTTTCACCCGATAAGCCACCTAGGAAAACGGTTCTCGTTAGATTGCTGTAATACCCGTGGTAGTCGGCCGATATAACTATCTCAACTGCGTCTTCCGGCCTTATCTTGTTCCAGCTTCTAGGCTCGGCGTGTATCCTAGGCCTCGGACCAGCCGCGACGTATATATGCGGAGCTTCAGCCCCCCTACGCATCATCTCAGCCATCGCCTCGGCGGCTATCTCCAGCTCGCTTTTCCCGGCATCCAACGAATCCACGGCTATCCGCATCCCAGCCTCAGCTATTCTAGCAGCTTCCTTAATCGCCTCTATCTCCGCGGGGTCCTTGACCA from Candidatus Bathyarchaeota archaeon encodes:
- a CDS encoding GNAT family N-acetyltransferase encodes the protein MDREVEIRKYRPADREACRRLWRELTEWHRRIYQDPSIGGAHPEDLFDKHLEEVGADRLWVAVLGSEVIGLIGLVVKKGEAEIEPLIVSQPYRRRGVGRRLVEAAVAEARRLGVGLISVKPVARNVEAIRFFHRQGFKTLGHVELILDLSGRAWKKGPKLFGCQFYF
- a CDS encoding aminopeptidase P family protein, producing the protein VKDPAEIEAIKEAARIAEAGMRIAVDSLDAGKSELEIAAEAMAEMMRRGAEAPHIYVAAGPRPRIHAEPRSWNKIRPEDAVEIVISADYHGYYSNLTRTVFLGGLSGEKRRAYKAFMEAHRMVEENLKPGIRLIEVESMVGKLFEDAGFSDYHVVGFAHGVGLLPEEDPITTIVAPHRRYKVAENMVLAAIHAPLTVPGVGTIKFEDTYRIKPEKPERLTKFDYELVL
- a CDS encoding glycoside hydrolase family 2; this encodes MTSSIPPRPDFFRERWLSLKGLWSFMFDDEDRGLDERWFTEGLPDPVDIKVPYPYQSRLSGIGDEAIHPVVWYAKKFKLPETLRDGRVHIKFGAVDYKASVWVNGRFMGEHVGGFSPFSFDVTEALGDENLLVLRVEDRHGDQARGKQDSRLKPSGCLYMRVTGIWQPVWLEGCGDAWVEGFQAFPCIEKKGVRLRLRLSGELTGLKLRIRVLLAEAEQTSLVEEVKNRVLEVFLRLPEVALWSPEEPDLYTSEFILERDGETIDHVRGYFGLREVSVKDGRVLLNGKPAYLKFALDQGYFPDGLYAAPSPEALRRDVEAVKKLGLNGVRKHQKPEDPRYFYWCDKLGVLVWEEMPDWGMSLEPKNLETFWSEVESIILRDFNHPSIIAWVPFNERRTVMDNPVHRSFLEDVCSRVRRLDSTRLVVDNSGYVHTETTDIIDIHDYSGWRGYRRFKENLAKRIRSIKTGEPEEFRITVEDFKYRGQPIVVSEWGGWGIKDYEPLVDREVMVYGPPVTDEYEFMTRYRACIKAMAECDEIVGFCYTQLYDIEGEVNGYMTYDRRWKINPDEIARIHSKIRFDYRTDAEEALKHTHRIVE